A single Rattus norvegicus strain BN/NHsdMcwi chromosome 5, GRCr8, whole genome shotgun sequence DNA region contains:
- the Pnisr gene encoding arginine/serine-rich protein PNISR isoform X3, producing MWDQGGQPWQQWPLNQQQWMQSFQHQQDPSQIDWAALAQAWIAQREASGQQSIVEQPPGMMPNGQDMSSMESGPNNHGNFQGDSNFNRMWQPG from the exons ATGTGGGATCAAGGAGGACAACCTTGGCAGCAATGGCCCTTGAACCAGCAACAGTGGATGCAGTCATTCCAGCACCAGCAAGATCCAA GCCAGATTGACTGGGCTGCTTTGGCCCAAGCTTGGATTGCACAAAGAGAAGCCTCAGGACAGCAAAGCATCGTAGAACAACCACCAGGAATGATGCCAAATGGACAGGATATGTCTTCAATGGAGTCTGGTCCCAATAACCATGGAAATTTTCAAGGGGATTCAAATTTTAACAGAATGTGGCAACCAG GCTGA
- the Pnisr gene encoding arginine/serine-rich protein PNISR isoform X2 → MWDQGGQPWQQWPLNQQQWMQSFQHQQDPSQIDWAALAQAWIAQREASGQQSIVEQPPGMMPNGQDMSSMESGPNNHGNFQGDSNFNRMWQPEWGMHQQPPHPPPDQPWMPPTPGPMDIVPPSEDSNSQDSGEFAPDNRHIFNQNNHNFGGPPDNFAVGPVNQFDYQDLQDHQHPHRTEESGHHPSGTDSAHLLHFQ, encoded by the exons ATGTGGGATCAAGGAGGACAACCTTGGCAGCAATGGCCCTTGAACCAGCAACAGTGGATGCAGTCATTCCAGCACCAGCAAGATCCAA GCCAGATTGACTGGGCTGCTTTGGCCCAAGCTTGGATTGCACAAAGAGAAGCCTCAGGACAGCAAAGCATCGTAGAACAACCACCAGGAATGATGCCAAATGGACAGGATATGTCTTCAATGGAGTCTGGTCCCAATAACCATGGAAATTTTCAAGGGGATTCAAATTTTAACAGAATGTGGCAACCAG AATGGGGAATGCATCAGCAGCCCCCACACCCCCCTCCAGATCAGCCATGGATGCCACCAACACCAGGCCCAATGGACATTGTTCCTccttctgaagacagcaacagtcaGGACAGTGGGGAATTTGCCCCTGACAACAGGCATATATTTAACCAGAACAATCACAACTTTGGTGGACCACCTGATAATTTTGCAGTGGGGCCGGTGAACCAGTTTGACTATCAG GACCTCCAGGAccaccagcacccacacagaacCGAAGAGAGCGGCCACCATCCTTCCGGGACCGACAGCGCTCACCTATTGCACTTCCAGTGA